Genomic segment of Rickettsiella endosymbiont of Xylota segnis:
CCAGTGGTAAAGATGCTAAGCAGTTCTTACAAGGCCAATTAACTTGTGATTTAGAGGAAATCAGTGCAGAACAAAGTCGATTAGGTGCACATTGTGATATCAAAGGACGCGTAATTGCTAGTTTTCGTTTATTTTTTTACCAAAATAACTACTACTTTTTATTGCCGCTCAATATGTTGTCACTTTTATTAGCTTCCTTACAAAAATATGCGGTTTTTTCAAAAGTAACGTTAACGGATGTCAGTAAAGATTGGCAAAAAATTGGACTTTATGGCCCTTTTTTTAAAGGTTTACTAAATGATCAGAAATTATACATAGCGAAGGAAAATGAAGTTACAGAGTTTAATAATACGCTAAGTCTATCTATTCCAGGACCTACGCCGCGCATTATTTTGCTAGTGCCTACTTCTGAACCCATTGGGTTTATCGATGCGCTTGAGCAACAGAATATCGATCACTGGCACTTACTAGATATCATGGCTGGCATTCCTACTATTTATCCCGAAACCAGTAGTCAATTTACACCACATCAACTGAACTTCCCGCAGATACACGGCGTGAGCTTTAACAAAGGTTGTTATATAGGTCAAGAAATCATCGCTCGAATACATTATTTAGGAAAATCCAAAAGTCGTCTTTATCGAGTAAGCTTTCAAGCTAATAATCCACCCTTACCAGGCACCACTCTATTTGACAGTAATCAAAAGATCGAAAAAGGCACTCTGATTATGTGCGCTAAGGAGCAGGGTAATTGTTATCAGGCCTTGACATGTTTGCAAACTCAAGCTATTTCCCATAGTATCAGACTAGGTAGTCCTGAAGGTCCATTACTACACTTTTTAGAACTGCCTTATTCTATTAACTAGAACTAACAATATGCTTACAACACAAAAAAAAATATTAGCTTTTATTCTGCTGTTAGGTATCAGTGCTAGTGTATTAGCCAATGTTCCCCCTACTAATGCCAACGCTCCTTCTGCAACATTGAGCAACCCCCAAAGCAAAGCTATCGAATTTGCGAGACAAGCCGGGGCTATAGCTGGTATCGCTCAGGCCTGCGGTGAAAATTTAGGAGATTTTTCTGCAAGAATAAACGAAGCCATAAATAAGTTATCTAGTGATCCTTCTGATCTAGCAGCAGCTTCTTTGGTTTATCAACGCATTAGCCAGGAAGCGAAAATAGCTGAAAGTAAAAACCAATCTATCCCTTGCATGAAGGTACTACAGGATTTTCGAAATTTACCGATTATGCAATCTGACTATAAAACCACGGTTATCGAGCAACTTAACCCAGCTGGTCCATAAATAATCTTTATTTACATCTCTAATTGTTGTGAGCTCGATTCCCGGATAAAAAATAACGAAAATAGAGATAATAGAAGGTAGATGGGTAATATACTTAATGCATGTCGGTATTCTATTGTTGAAAAGTAATGCACACCGGATATCAATTTGCCATGCGAATCACCATCTAATAACTTCCCTATCAATGGCTGAGTTAATGCACTGAAAATAATATCGCCGGTATTTATTAAGGCGATTATTGTCGCTGCAACAGTTATTTTATTTAATTCTCTTCCCAATGCAAAACCTAGCATAAATGCACCGGTGCTAAAACCAAAAATAAATAACAACGTTCCCAACAACCAAAGTGGAAAACTCATATAGATAATCAAGGTGATGCAAACCAAAGCTACAAAAGCATTAATCAACATTACCGGACGTCGTTTGTTTATCCGATCCGACCATAAACCTATTAATGGACTACCAAAAGCTAAACCTAAAAAAATAAAAGAAGCCAAAAGAGCTGCTTGGGTATGCGAAACCTGATAAGTTTCTTTTAGGAAGGGAATACACCATAGTCCGGCAAAACTATCGATGGGTGAAAAAGCCAATCCACTATAAAAGGTAATTAACCAGTTTTGTTTACTAGTCAATACCATCCACACATCATGGAACGAAAATTTTTCACTTATTCCAGCTTCGCTGACTGCTCCTACCGGGTTATCACGCACAATTAAGTAAAATAAAACTGCTAAAATAAGTCCGCTCACAGCACACATATACAAACTCTGCCGCCAACCCAAAACACTAACCGCAAAGGACAATGGCACCTGGCCTGCAACTGCACCTAACATCGCAGCTGTAGCTAACAAGCCACCAACAAATGCAAATTGATTGGGTTTGAACCAAAGGCTAGTCATCTTCATATAACTAACTGTGGCAAAAGCCGCTCCAACCCCCATTAATGCCCTAGCCCAATTCGCTATATTTAAAGTATGTGCCTTAGAAAAAATATAAATTCCGGCTGCACATATAAAAATAGCTATTGCAGTTAATAAACGTGGACTATAACGGTCGAGTAAAACACCCACAAAAAGTTGGGCTATCAAAAAAGAATAAAAAAAACTCGCAGCTAAATTACCTAAACCGGTACCTTGTATCTGAAATACACGCATCAGGTCGTCGGTCATAATGCTGGGAGAGACTTGTAAAATGTATTTATAAAACAAAAATGCAGCAGCTAGAGCAATGACTAACCAAGGATACAATCGGTGAGTGGTAAAATGTTTCTTTTCTATAGACATGACGTGCTAAACCTTAAAATTTATTTAGCGCGACATTATGGCATTATTAGGCAATTTTTGCACACCTTATCACAGTCACAGGACATTCTACAAAAATCTTAACACTAAAAAGAGGTTCGCAAATTAAATTAAAAGTAGCATAAGCGAGGATAAAAAAATCTCAGGATCAAATTGATAGTACAAATTTAAAAAAATAAGCATTAAATTATTAAACCTCTTAAATTTATTGATTCGCAAATTAAAGTCTCGGCGTATAATACGATTCATTTCAGCCCCGGTGGCACAGTTGGAAAGCGCGGTCCCCTCCTAAGGGACAGGTCGCCGGTTCGAATCCGGCCTGGGGCACCAACATTTGCAAGAAGATGAACAAGCGACTAGGCTTTTGCTAAGAGGTCTAATGAATATTTTATCGATACAATCCCATGTCAGTTACGGTTATGTAGGTAACAAAGCGGCGACTTTCCCCTTACAAGCGATGGGATTTGATGTGTGGCCTGTTAATACGGTGCAATTTTCCAACCATACAGGCTATGGTCATTGGCAAGGTGATATTTGCACTGCTGAGCAGGTACGTGCCGTCATACAGGGTTTAGTTTCCTTAGATTTAGCAAAACAATGCGATGCAATTTTATCTGGTTATATTGGTGATAAAGAAATTGGCCAAGTTATTGTGGAAACCGTACAACAATTTCAACAAGCCAATCCTAAACTCATTTATCTCTGTGATCCAGTTATGGCTACGCCGAATGGTAAAGCCTGTTTTGTTAAACCAGATATTCCCAATTTCTTTCGTACCCAAATTTTATCCATTGCTAGCATTATTTCACCCAATCATTTTGAAGCGGAATATTTATACGGAAAAAAAATTAATAATTTAAATGACTTAAAACAAGCTGCACATTTTTTTCATAATCAAGGAATACTTATTGTCATCATAACCAGCCTAAATTTAAAAGAAAAAACTATATCAAACTCGAATAAACTCATTGCTTTTCTCTCAAGCAAACAAGGACAATGGTACGCTACAATTTCTATTCCAAGCATTTCTGCAACAATCAACGGCAGTGGGGATCTTTTTTCGGCACTGTATTTAGGTCATTTTTTGTTAACTAAAAACGCTTTAACTGCTTTCAGTTTAGCGTTAAATAAAACCCATCAAGTAATTCAAGCCACTTATGCAGCAAATCGCTGCGAATTAAAAATTATTGGTAATGATTATAAGCAAGCAGCTCCAGATTATGTTATGCTACAACAGATAGAATAACAGGAAGTTACAATGAAAGATTATCGTTTTTATTTATGGATAGCCTATCTCTCAACAGCTACTGTTCTTTTAATTAATCTGCTAACTCCTTTAATTCGTTATTATAAGTTATTTAAGAAAAAGCGAAGCATTACGTCATTAATCACAAAAAAATAATGTTAAAAATTTGGCAGAAAAAAAATTTTTTGGGCTATTTGCTTTGGCCATTATCGTTTATTTACCGTATTTTTATTTTTGTACGCCGTAAATTTTATCAATTCCATTTTTTAAAAATAAATTACCTCTCAATACCCGTTATCGTCGTTGGAAATATTACCATTGGGGGAACAGGCAAAACACCCGTTGTCATCGCATTAGCTCTTTTTTTAAAAGAAAAAGGTTGGCGGCCAGGTATTATCAGCCGCGGCTATGGCGGTAACACTAAGCATTTTCCCTGCTTAGTACATCAAAACAGTAATGCTCGTGAGGTGGGTGATGAACCTATTTTAATTGCACAACATACAGGATGTCCCACCATCATCGATCCTGATCGCAGTCGCGGCGCTAAGAGTTTACTGAAGCGTTCCAATTGCAACATTGTCATTAGTGATGATGGTCTACAGCACTTAAGCTTTGGTAGAGATATAGAAATTGTCGTCGTCGATGGCGAAAGACGTTTTGGGAATAACTTTTGTTTACCCGCAGGCCCCTTACGTGAACCTGTTTCACGTTTAAGTTCAGTTGATTTTGTTATAAGCAAAGGAATCGCTCAAACCAATGAATTTAAACTATGTTTAATTCCAGATTATTTTTACCAACTAATTCAAACTAAAAATAAACAATCGAAAGAATATTTTTTTGAAAAAAAAGTGCATGCCGTGGCTGGCATAGGAAATCCCGATCAATTTTTTAAAGCCATACGTAAACTAGGTCTTAACATCGTTGAGCACCCCTTCCCCGATCATTATCTATTTAAACCGCGTGATTTCAATTACGGGAATGATGCCATTATTGTAATGACTGAGAAAGATGCAGTAAAATGCGTAGGTTTTGTTGATGCCAGACTTTGGTGTTTAAGAACCAAAACAGCGTTAGACAATAATTTTCTAAATACTATATTAAATCGAATTAATTTAATAAATGAAAATCTAAAATCTTCTTCAAGCTAGTTTTTATATCTATATGTGGTTGCCAATCAAGTTGTTGTTGCGCACGTTTAATCGATGGCATACGACGTTCCACATCTTGATAACCTTTTCCATAATAATTATCTGAATTTATAGTCTGTAATTCTACTTGTGCAGCATAATTTGTATAATCTGCGTAAGTTTTAATTAACTCTAATAATAATTCAGCGAGTTCACGGATAGAAATATCGTTTTCCGGATTACCAACGTTAAAAATAGCTTTTTCTGCGCATCCATTTTTATTTGCAATGATTTTTAATAAGCATCCTATCCCGTCGTCAATATCAATAAAGCTACGTCGTTGTTGTCCTCCATTCACTAATTGAATGGCTTCCCCACGTAATATATTTCCAATAAATTGACTGACAACTCGTGAGCTTCCTGGCTTAGGATTATGTGGATCATCAAGCTTAGGGCCTAACCAATTGAATGGTCTAAAAAGCGTATAGCTTAATTCATTCTTTAGACCATAAGCATGAATCACTCTATCTAGTAGTTGTTTACTGCAAGAATATATCCAACGTGGTTTATTAATGGGCCCTAGCACAAAATTACTTGTTTCTTCATCAAATGCTTCATCAGTGCACATCCCATATACTTCAGAAGTCGAGGGAAAAACTACACGTTTTTGATGTTTAACGCACAAACGAATAATTTTTAAATTGGCTTCAAAATCAAGTTCAAAAATACCTAAGGGATTTTTCACATAACTTGCAGGCGTGGCGATTGCAACTAAAGGCAGGACTACATCACACTGTTGAATCTGTTGTTCGATCCATACTATTTCATGATTTAGGTCACCTTTTTTAAAGGTGAGTCGTTGGTGTTTAAGGAACTCACTGATTTTATTTTCGCTTAAATCCAATCCAATTAACTGCCAATCTGTTTTTCCTAAACAATGCTCCAATAGGCTGCTGCCAATAAAGCCATTGATCCCAAGAATTAATACTTTTAAACTCATATTTTACTACTTGTGTTAAAAATGCATTTCTTATATTTACTTTTCATTCGTCTCATCAACAATCTTTCTAATAACATAGCGGGGACGGTGACGTACTTCTTGATAAATACGTCCAATATATTCCCCCATAATACCTAGACCCATCAGCATTATACCCATTATAAAAAAAACTATCGCAAACAACGTAAACACACCTTCCACTTCTGGGCCGATAATAATCCGCCGTAAAAGCAAATATACAACAAAAAAACTACT
This window contains:
- a CDS encoding MFS transporter, whose product is MSIEKKHFTTHRLYPWLVIALAAAFLFYKYILQVSPSIMTDDLMRVFQIQGTGLGNLAASFFYSFLIAQLFVGVLLDRYSPRLLTAIAIFICAAGIYIFSKAHTLNIANWARALMGVGAAFATVSYMKMTSLWFKPNQFAFVGGLLATAAMLGAVAGQVPLSFAVSVLGWRQSLYMCAVSGLILAVLFYLIVRDNPVGAVSEAGISEKFSFHDVWMVLTSKQNWLITFYSGLAFSPIDSFAGLWCIPFLKETYQVSHTQAALLASFIFLGLAFGSPLIGLWSDRINKRRPVMLINAFVALVCITLIIYMSFPLWLLGTLLFIFGFSTGAFMLGFALGRELNKITVAATIIALINTGDIIFSALTQPLIGKLLDGDSHGKLISGVHYFSTIEYRHALSILPIYLLLSLFSLFFIRESSSQQLEM
- the pdxY gene encoding pyridoxal kinase PdxY — encoded protein: MNILSIQSHVSYGYVGNKAATFPLQAMGFDVWPVNTVQFSNHTGYGHWQGDICTAEQVRAVIQGLVSLDLAKQCDAILSGYIGDKEIGQVIVETVQQFQQANPKLIYLCDPVMATPNGKACFVKPDIPNFFRTQILSIASIISPNHFEAEYLYGKKINNLNDLKQAAHFFHNQGILIVIITSLNLKEKTISNSNKLIAFLSSKQGQWYATISIPSISATINGSGDLFSALYLGHFLLTKNALTAFSLALNKTHQVIQATYAANRCELKIIGNDYKQAAPDYVMLQQIE
- the ccmD gene encoding heme exporter protein CcmD, producing the protein MKDYRFYLWIAYLSTATVLLINLLTPLIRYYKLFKKKRSITSLITKK
- the lpxK gene encoding tetraacyldisaccharide 4'-kinase, translating into MLKIWQKKNFLGYLLWPLSFIYRIFIFVRRKFYQFHFLKINYLSIPVIVVGNITIGGTGKTPVVIALALFLKEKGWRPGIISRGYGGNTKHFPCLVHQNSNAREVGDEPILIAQHTGCPTIIDPDRSRGAKSLLKRSNCNIVISDDGLQHLSFGRDIEIVVVDGERRFGNNFCLPAGPLREPVSRLSSVDFVISKGIAQTNEFKLCLIPDYFYQLIQTKNKQSKEYFFEKKVHAVAGIGNPDQFFKAIRKLGLNIVEHPFPDHYLFKPRDFNYGNDAIIVMTEKDAVKCVGFVDARLWCLRTKTALDNNFLNTILNRINLINENLKSSSS
- a CDS encoding bifunctional UDP-4-keto-pentose/UDP-xylose synthase, with amino-acid sequence MSLKVLILGINGFIGSSLLEHCLGKTDWQLIGLDLSENKISEFLKHQRLTFKKGDLNHEIVWIEQQIQQCDVVLPLVAIATPASYVKNPLGIFELDFEANLKIIRLCVKHQKRVVFPSTSEVYGMCTDEAFDEETSNFVLGPINKPRWIYSCSKQLLDRVIHAYGLKNELSYTLFRPFNWLGPKLDDPHNPKPGSSRVVSQFIGNILRGEAIQLVNGGQQRRSFIDIDDGIGCLLKIIANKNGCAEKAIFNVGNPENDISIRELAELLLELIKTYADYTNYAAQVELQTINSDNYYGKGYQDVERRMPSIKRAQQQLDWQPHIDIKTSLKKILDFHLLN